Proteins from a genomic interval of Apteryx mantelli isolate bAptMan1 chromosome 5, bAptMan1.hap1, whole genome shotgun sequence:
- the STBD1 gene encoding starch-binding domain-containing protein 1, with product MARDRGPPVLRQPAAAAEPRPPPDATATALPGAAGGWGWLGAGLWPALVVGLLAALVAWLWYGGSGGRGEEGGEAAAAAAAPPRRGGVGEGPPQRRGAAAAAATEDLLASGEPVLLEAKATALSSPEKPGELAAVARKELNHVGSDGVSCESPETEPLLPKKHADSWERPAETHGGQAGELGPRKGQASDGWCVMNLAEASGHVPKDKSEEQLGQPAESGDLDHEEWEVVSEPLAWGEAVKNGSAEDRDNKEWELADCPGGDLKAKRVAAVPPMLQNIHVTFRVHYITHSDAQLIGVTGDHECLGQWHSYVPLKYDKDGFWSESIILPVDTKVEWKFILVENGKVRRWEECSNRTLVTAHEDQMAHQWWGYH from the exons ATGGCCCGCGACCGCGGCCCGCCCGTGCTGCGgcagcctgccgccgccgccgagccgcggccccccccggacGCGACCGCCACCGCCCtccccggcgcggccggcggctggggctggctgggagCGGGGCTGTGGCCGGCGCTGGTggtggggctgctggccgccctcgTCGCCTGGCTCTGGtacggcggcagcggcgggcgaggcgaggagggcggcgaggcggcggcggcggcagcagcccccccccgccggggcggcgtCGGCGAGGGGCCCCcgcagcggcggggcgcggcggcggcggcggccacag AGGACCTGCTGGCAAGCGGTGAGCCAGTTCTGCTAGAAGCCAAGGCCACTGCCCTGTCCAGCCcggagaagccaggagagttgGCAGCTGTAGCAAGAAAGGAGCTGAACCATGTTGGAAGTGATGGAGTTTCCTGTGAATCTCCAGAGACAGAGCCACTGCTCCCCAAGAAGCATGCTGACTCCTGGGAGCGTCCGGCTGAAACACACGGAGGCCAGGCGGGGGAGCTGGGACCCCGGAAGGGACAGGCAAGCGATGGGTGGTGTGTGATGAACTTGGCAGAAGCCTCTGGCCATGTTCCTAAGGACAAAAGTgaggagcagctggggcagccaGCAGAGAGTGGGGACCTGGACCATGAAGAGTGGGAAGTTGTTTCTGAGCCCCTGGCCTGGGGGGAGGCCGTTAAGAATGGCAGTGCAGAAGACCGTGACAACAAGGAATGGGAACTGGCAGACTGCCCTGGTGGGGACTTGAAAGCTAAGAGGGTTGCAGCAGTGCCCCCAATGCTTCAAAATATCCATGTGACTTTCCGTGTGCACTATATCACACACTCGGATGCTCAACTGATTGGTGTTACGGGTGACCACGAGTGTCTCGGCCAGTGGCACAGCTACGTTCCGCTCAAGTATGACAAGGATGGCTTCTGGTCTGAATCCATTATCTTGCCAGTAGACACCAAAGTAGAGTGGAAATTTATCTTGGTGGAGAATGGGAAGGTCAGACGCTGGGAAGAATGCAGTAACAGAACCCTAGTGACTGCCCACGAAGATCAGATGGCCCACCAGTGGTGGGGATATCATTAA